atatatatatatatattttttttttttgaggagCTCGTATGCTCGATATGAACACCACgagatataaaataaatatgagctCTCTACCAACCCAAACCGTCCGGCAAATGTTTCAATCCCATGACATTCCTCAACCGGGCAACTAGATTTGGCAGCCGACTAAAAAAGAATCTCGTAAAAGGTTGCTGCGATTACTACGTGAGATCCCTCTTGAGATCTCTTGAACAGTTGTCTTTAAGATAATATTCCTTCCCTtttacaattataaaataaaagaatgaAGTTCTATAGGTAAAAAAGTTCACTTCTTCAGTTATATGCCTTTAAATAGATCTAAAATTCAGCTCATCAAGTGCCGAGAGATTGAAAGAAACTCTTCAAACTTTGCATTCCCAACAGTTCCTTTAACTAGATCTAAATTCTAGCTATCCAATTGAAGAATATGCTAGCAAACGGTGaagatatttgaaattaaaatactcCAGCATTTCCTTAATCTATTATCCTTATCTCAATATTTTTGTATCGATTAAAATGCTCGGGATTTTTAGTTCCATTCGCTGAATAAGTTCACTCAATCATTTTCTGGTCGCGAACTAAAGGGTTCATTTAGTTCACTCGTGACTTCTAGTTCATTTGCAGAATAAGTTCACTCGTTCATTTAGTTCACTCGCGATATCTACTTCAATTCGCTGAATAAGTTCACTCGCGATATCTAGTTCCATTCGCTGAATAAGTTCACTCGTTCATTTTCTGGTTTTAAACTTAATTGTTCATTTAGTTCACTTGGAGCTTCTACTCGTTCATTTTCTGGTCGCGAACTAAAGGGTTCATTTAGTTCACTCGCGATATCTAGTTCAATTTGCTGAATAAGTTCAGTCGTTCATTTAGTTCACTCGCGATATCTACTTCAATTTGCTAAATCGTTCATTTTGCTGAATAAGTTCATTAGTTCATTTTAATGAAGTAGTTCATTATTCTATCGAACTTGTGCTCCATTGCGTGGTATTCGAAAGTCGAGTTGACTTTAAGATCTCGTTAATTTTGCGCTTTCTATTTGATCAATTTCTTTCCTCCTTGACCAGATCTTGACTAGGTGGATGCACCTCTCAGCTGAGGAGTATTTGACTTTGTCGCaatcttataaatattttgattagaAGAAAGTTTCATTCAGATCAGACTGCATAAAGTGAACTTAAAGGAGTTTAGGAGGAGCAGGTGTCAAAGCTAGTGTGGTTCAAAGGAAAGAAGAAGCGCGGATGTTGCGTGGATTTATGTGTAGAATTCCTTGTTTCTCATAGCAACTCAGCGCTGGGTACAGTGCATCTTCCAGTTGGGAGAACTTTATTGATTTGAAAATGGgaattgattttgatttgatttggttGCTTACAGGAAAATCCGTGGCCCCGGACATGAGGGACAAGTTCAACGAGGATGTCAAGTACGCCGAGAATCGTTGGGCGGCCAACAACGAGGCAGCCGAAGCTGCAGCCCGGCCCGAAAGTCTCATTAAGGCGCTGCtctcgagcagcagcagcagcaacagcctcttcaatatcaacaacaacaacagcagcacctgcagcagcagcaacggcaacagcaacaactgcaaccatctgcacaacaattgcaacaacaacatcaacaacaactgcagcaactgcaactgcaattgcaattgcaactgcaaccgAACAATCAGCACAGTAAATGTGGCAACAAGTCCGGCAACAGTTGGGCCAACCCAACGAAATGTGAGTCTGTCCAGAGTTTAGACTATATGCTAAATAGCTTAGAATAGAAGAACTTAGACGAGGCAGCGAAGACTCCAGACTGCAGAGCGAAGAAGCCTGAAACCTGTTACATGCAAGGCATAGAGTTAGTTGAGCTGTTATAGCCTGATTCCACTGTTCACATTTCTAACATATCCTTTTGCGTATGTCACACATTTTTCGaatgtgaaaaatgtgcatcagaaaacacatttgttaTTTGTCATAGCCTAATTCCACTATCCACATTTCTTACATTTCCTTTTGCGAATGTCACAAGGTAATtgcgaaaataaataaaacttttaacGGGCAAGGCCGGTGAATAGCCGCTAGGCTTaggaggagcaggaggaggaggaggagtcATAAATAGTATGGTTCAAAGCAAAGAGGATGAGCAGTCGCAGAAGACAGCTGCCAGCTAGTTGTAGGGTATACTCCAGCCTAGTGGGAGGTCTTGTCTATGCAAGAGATTCAAGATATTCAAATCAAAGTCTGGGCACTTGAAGGCTTCTCCAATGTGGGAACAAACGCTGGGCTTGCCTTGATTGAAGAGCatgtaattgtaattttgCAGGACTCGACGATACGGATCATGGACATTGGAGCGCCGGCTGCAGCCTATGCGCGTCCGGAGGGACGCAACGATCAGCGATACGAGTGCAATCTGTGCGACTTTCACACCAGCAGCATGAATGTGCTGCTCATCCATCGTCGCACCCATGTGGAGCTTAGCCGATATGGAGGTGGCGGATTAGTAGGCGGCGGAataggaggaggaggaggaggcggaggaggcggaggcggatgCAGcacaagcagctgcagcatctacagcagcagcagcggagtCGGTATCGGCGTCGGGAGCGCCAATGTGCgtcagctgctgcaacagcgGGCGACAAGACGGGCCAATACATCGGCCAGCCGGGACACATACTCCTCGTCGCTGTGGCGCTGCCAATCCCGGCATGTGTCCATTGTGGTCGATGCGCCGCTTACGGACGAGGAACAGCGCCAGGTGGCGAGCATAGCGCAGCTAACCTTGGCCAGCATTGAGCGTGTGGTCAAGTCGCCAACGCAGGAGCTGGATAGAGATCGGGAGCGAGAGCGGGCGCGTGCACGCGCACGCCTGCCCAGGGCGACAAGGGAGCGAGAGAGGACGCGAGAGCGAGAACGGGAAAGGGAGCGGGAGCGAGAGCGTCGACGTGAACTCGAACTTGACCTGCAGACACTTGGCAGCGAGTGCTCCgttgcgctgcagctgcagcgtcgCAGCACCCAGTTGATGAGCGCACGGGATCCGCGACGCAGACGCTGTCATCAGCTGCGCGCCACGATGCCGGCGCCGCCGATGCTGCCGCCGACGCCGCCAACGCCGCCGGCAAAGGTGCGTCGCCTGACGCGCTCCATTAGCCGCCAGCAGGAGCGCAGTCCCAGCTTGTCCCATTCGCAAGCAGGCGAAGCAGCTGGAATAGGAgcggtagcagcagcagcagcagcagcagcagcagtcgaaggaggaggaggagcggcagcagcagctcaactGTTGCCACTTGCGCCGCCGGCCGCCATGTCCGGCTTGGTGTCGCCGCAAACGCCACCGGCGCCGGGCAAGCGCAAGACTCTGACGCTGATGACGCCCAGCCCGACGCCCGCGCCGGCCAAGGGCAACAAGTCAAAGCTCAAGGCCAAATCCCAGCCCAATTATACATCGACGCCCATCGTTGTCAAGCGCGGACGCAAGCGTCTGCGCGCCGAGACGGAGCAGATGCAGGAGACGCGCCAGACCGAGCAGCAGCCGAAGACAAAACAGGAATCGGAACGGGAACTGGAACCGgcaagagaaagagaaggGGAACTGGAACGTGAACCGGAACGGGATACCGTCAAGGGCGTTGCGGCCGCGTCGCGTGAGCTGCACCGTCGACTGCTCGCCGAGTGGGGCGACTACGAGCAGGAGGAGCTGCCCGAGGTGCACAACAAACAGCAGACCAATGGACAGCCCACGGAGACGCTGCACAAGAAGCAGCTGCATCACAAGCTAATGCTTCCACGCGcccagcctcagcctcagccgcagccgcaggcGCAGCCGCAACCTCAGCCGAAATCAACAGCGGCGCCGGCGGAGGATTACGGCGAGGAGGAGAGCTCAGAGCCCGGACCGTCCGGTAAGACGCAGCTGCCGTCGAAACGCATACGCAACATACCAAAGAAGGATCGGCGCGATGTGGTGCTGCAGGAGTTCGACATGGGCGCGCCCGAGGAGCCCATCATAATACAGGACAGCGACGCCAGCTCCAATGAGAGCGTCGTCTTTGTCGACTCCGCGGAGccgcaacagcatcagcagcgcCTGTCCAAGGCAAATCTGCAGGCCGCCCAGGCGCACGCGCAGCATGTCAAGGCTGGCTCCTCCTGCTTTGACTTTGCCGAGGAGGATGACGAAGAGCATGCTGCACTGCAGCCAACCGCTCTGCCGCCTGATGGCCAAAATGGCTTGAGCTACAGGCGACGCACCAAGCCCGCCCCGACGACGCTGATCAATGGCGAGGAGAAGCagcgggaacgggaacgggaacgggaacgcGAACGAGAACGAGAACGGCAGCAGTCAATTGGTGAGccggagctgcagctggctgAGCACTTCAAGGGCTTCAACGagccggagcagcagctggagccgGCAGCGTACGCGCCCGTTGCCGAAACCGCTGAGCTGGATGCAGCTGATGTGGatcaggagcaggagcagctcaGTCTGCCCATCAAGGAGCGACAGAAGCGCATCTTCAAGTCGCGCAACAAATCCCAGCAGGCGGCGGCACAGCGCGACGAGACGCTCGATACGGAGGAGATGCCAATGCCAGCGCTTGAGGAGAAGCCCTCGACGACAAcgtcggcagcggcggcggcagcggcagcgacggcggcagcgacagcagcggcAATGGCGGCGTCTGTCTTCATGGAGCacctgctgccgctgcacaCGGAGCTAACGTTGCCGCCCCTCGATCCCAGGCTGGCCAATGGAGGCGCCGCCGGCAGCGTTGCCGATCCGAGGACCGAGCAACGACGACGCAAGTCCAAggccaagaagaagaagaacaacaacaacaacgtcaacGTCAGTGGCGAGGGCGCAGCAGGGGGCACGGCTGGTGTAcccaagaaaaagaagaagaagaagagcgaCGTGCCAGGAGAGGAGAAGACCAAGTcgaaaaccaaaaagaaaaacaagtcgAGCAGCAAGAGAACGCAAACCTTTCCAAAGGCAAAGCCACCACAGCCAACGCTGGAGCCAAAACAGGAACCGGAACCGGaaccggagccggagccggaacAGGAGCCCGAACCGGAGCCGGAACCGGAGCTAAGCACAACGCAAACCCTGTGCCAATATCCAGTTCAATATCCAGTCCAAGCACCGATCCCAGCCCATgcccacagccacagccacgcccattaCTCCGGCGGCGGGCTGTTCTCGGGGGCTGCTGCGTCAGCAGCGggcggcagcagcgcagcgCTGCTGCACCTGAGCACAAACACGAAcagcaaccacagcaacaCGAGCTCCTTCCAGCAGCAGGTgcacagcaatagcaacagcaacagcagctccatCACGTCCAACATGGCCGTCATCTCGGCGGAGGAGGCGCGCGAGCTGCAGCGTTCGGCGCCAGCGCTGGCCGAGGAGTCCACAACGGCAACGGAATCGAGCGCTGTGCTCATACTGGAGGACATACTGTTGCCCAATCTCTACGAGCTGCCGGTGGGCGCCAGCTCcgacaatagcaacagcagcgccagctTTGCCAGCAGTCGGAGTCAGCTGCGGCGGCAGCCGGCGAGGCACAGGCCagacaagcagcagcaagaagccgaggaggaggcggaggagcagcagcagcagcaacaggagcaacagGAGCAGGAACGACAACGGCAGCAAGAAGAGGAACTGGAACGTGAACGGCAACGAGAGCGTGAAgaggaactggagctggaacGAGAACGGGAAGAGTATGAGCATTTGCGCACATTAGAGGATTCGCCGCCAGCCACCTCCTCGTCCAGCTGGGCAAACAGCAATCCATCGACGCCACCGACAGGCCTGCGCTTCGAGGGCAAACTGAAGAAGCGCGAACGCGAAATGTTACGCAAATACGAGGCGGACATGACCAGCGGACGCAGCGCCGAAATCTGTCGCATTGCCCGCCAGCGTTGGGCGCGCGCCCGCAGCCTGCACAAGCCCAACTCGGACgagcgccagctgctgctgcgattggagcagctgccgctgcgtgCCCTGCTGCGCTGGGGCAAGCGGGCCGTCAGCGAGCAGCCGACGGCAGAGACGCTGCCGgaggcagcaactgttgcagtgCGCGCCAAATCCTGCCTGGCGCTGGCCATGCTGCAGGACGAGGCGATGGTCGCCAGAGCCAGGCgccagctggagcagctgcgcgagcagcaacagctcttGAAGAGGCGATGCACAAGTCCCAATCCCGAGTTGCGACGGCGACGCAGCCGGCAAGAGTCGCAGCCCGAATCAgatcagcagctgcagcctgACGAGGAACAGCCGGAGGCGGACACATCGGGACCATCATCACCACCGGTCCAACCGGAGCTGGGTGGGGAGCACAAGGAGCCGGGCCAGCAACAGGATTCCAATACAGATCCGCGCATCTGCGCCGTGATGACGCATCCGATACCCGGCTACAATAACACCTTCATGCTCTGCTCCTtgacgaacaacaacaattttacgCCCTTGAACAACGAGGCGCTGTATCTGGACAGCGAGAATCATTTGGTGCCCGTGCCGCTGGAGGCGTTGACCGAATCGCCGCGTCTGCCCGACGGACATCCCCTGTCGGCGGTCTTTCTGCTCGAGGGCGAGGCCATGGCGCAGGTGGTCCAGccggagcaacagcaacaggcggcggcgtcggcagCGTCACGACAATTGGCGCTCAGCGCTGgccaggagcaggagcaggagcaggagcaggaggtGCCCGCCGCCGCGGCCGCCATGCTGGGCATGATGACGCCCCTTAGCCAGGTGGCCGAGACCATGCCACGAGGCGAACGTGAAGCCGACGCAGATCACCCGACCGAGGAGGGCGaggacgaggaggaggaggaggaggaagacGTAGatgacaacgacgacgacgacgatgatgacgatgatgaggaTGAGAATGAGGAGGATGAGAATGTGGCTGCAGCTGATGGCGCTGGGCATGATCAACCGGAGGCGACTGTGGCACCGCAATCGGCGCACGATGAGATCTATCAGCTGCAATCGAATGTGCTGCAGCTGAGCGTGAATGGCCACCAGCTGGAGCTGACCACCGAGGTGCTAATGAACATAGCCGAACAGCAGGATGACATTGTCATCGAGATTGACGGCGGCGGCCAGGCCATGCTCCATGCCAGCGACATTCTGCAGGCGGCCAAGAACTATCTGCAGGAGCGCGATTTGCAGCTGGTCAATCTCGAGGATATGGCCCTGGATGCGGATGAGCAGCATGTGACGCCGGCACAGGTGACGCCGGCGCAGCCAAATGATTTGCTGGCCGCGGCGCTTGCCGGCAGCGATGTGGTCGACGCGGGCGTCGGACTACTGCACATCGATACgcgacagcagccaacaggagtgggcgtggcaactgGAGTGGCCATGGCCACGGATGATGTGGTCGGTTTCATGGCGCACGCACTGCCCCTGGCCGGGGCAACGACACACCTGACGCCGCCGATAACGGCGCGAACGAACGAGACGAACGCGCTGCTGGATCAGACGCCCATCATGTCGACGCTGGAGAATCCGAGCGGCGGTCTGCAGCTGCATCGGCGCGTCTCGCCGCTGCTGGAGGGCAATCTCGAGGATAGTCTGGCCGTGATCGGTGTGACCAGCCATGGCAATGGCAGCGGTGTGCCCACATCTCTTGAGCTGCCCATCACGGTCACCAATCCGGCAATTGCGCCGCGCCCCGCCGTCTCCTCCAACGTTGCCGCCGCCaatgccgccgctgccgccgccgatCTGGCCAAGTTTGTGCCGTTCCAGTAGAAGATCGGGGCGGCTGGGTTGCCCGGAGCAGCAGGAACTCCAACTGGATGCTAGTTTCCGAAATCTGCAACgggaatacattttttttttttatttctctacAAAATAAgcgcaatttttttttttttttttttttttgcttaatcTAAGAAAACGCTGACAACCCTGTTCgtgctctctccctctcgctctctctgccTCCTGCTCTCTCCCacactctccctctcgctcagCCCAAAATGTTGCTTAGGAAATTCATgtgcaaagttttttttttttaattgttttttgtttttgttttctactttctttttttttttttaattttcctttTACATTGGAAATGTAAGAGAAAATAAGTTAGTTTAAGTTTAGGCTAagagaaaagagaaaataagAGGAAGAGCAGGAGCGAAagaaagcaacaaaacaaaaggaaacTAGAAATTAAGAATTGAGAGAAAAAACGGCaaagacgaaaaaaaaatatataaatgttttattttaataagaatatatagcCCCAAAATGTGTGTTAAGAGAATATaaatagatgtgtgtgtgtgtgtttaaataaaataagaaatatatcaatatatatttatgcagaCAATGTAAGAgtgaggcagagagagagagagagagagagagagagagagagcgcgactGCAAGAAGAAACCAAtattttatgtttgtatgttcTGCACCAAAGCAACTGAAAGgagttaaatattatatatatatatatacacatatatatatataaaaagaaaaaaaatatatatatatatgacaagCATAAATACTATACcacattaattataataaaaatatctatGTGTATCTAgacatttaaaaaaacaaaaaactataaaaaaaaagaacatgaaaaactaaaaaattttttttttgtaaaaataagtaaatgtCCTAAGAATTGCcgagaaaaatgcaaaaaaaaaaaaggagaacacattaaaatgaaaattaaatgtttaaacaaattcGAGAGTTGTCAAAAATATCCTTGGGCGGATTTTCAGGGTCCCGACTTTAGAGTCTAGAACTGGATTTGCCTTGGATTTGAAGCTGATCCCAGCGGAACCGATTCGTAACGAGCTTTGATTTGGttctttatttaaaagatCTAGTTCACGAACCGCGAACCGAATCAATCaactaatatatttatttaaaagaactAATTCACAAACCGAGAATCGTGAACTgaatatatcaaataaaatatttacttaaaagAACTAGTTCACGAGCCACGAACCGTGAACCGAACCAATCAATCTATATGTTTACTTAAAAGAACTAGTTCACAAACcgcgaaccgaaccgaaccaaAGCAACGGCCACGTGATTcacaaaattaatatatacatatatattattatttcagcTGGAAAACTTATCTGTTAACTTAACTTcacttttcaaaatatttcaaatattttgttcaatttaaaatgtatttgattTCTTATCGACTGCtcgcaagttatcgataaatagtTATCGATATCGTCCTCGAGCTTTGAAACTCAAAACGCGCTGGCGGAAATGCTAACGTTTAACGGTTCGAGCCTCGTGTGCCAGTTCCACGCGTTCCGGCAATGgatttttcgtttttgaatTTCGGGCAAACGACGAAACGTCATATTTGGAGATGATTTTCATGAGGTGGCAACAGCAAACAATCAAATTGTGCTTTGACAGTTCGCTTGAacgtaaaaagaaaaaaaaaaaaaacaataaaacaaaaagaaaagaaaagaaaataacacaAGGAATTCAAACTCGCCGGGAAACCCGAAACCAGGTACGAATCTGGAGAATTGGCTTAAGCAAATTCAAGAGGGAAGCGaacttttcaaaaaaatattaaataaaaatagaccGTTAGCAAAAGCGAAACGCCGCGAAGTGAGGTTAaggaagaaaaacaaaaacttgttgAACGCTTCGGAAATATTCAGAAGGAAGCGCCCAACCAAAGGTGATCCGTGGAGGAGCCCAAATacaaagagagagcgagagcgagagagaggagcgagagagagggagtgagcgagagcgagagagggtgCGAGGGAGAGGGGGCAAGATGTCATCGGAATTAACGCCCCTGGATGCGGAGGACAATGCCGCCGTCGATATGCTGCTGGAGATTGGCGACGTGAACAGCTGGGACATTAGCTGGGATCTGGATACGGATATAATGGACGTGCTCGATGTTGTTGAGGAGGCCGAGCACGATGAGCACTCAAATGCTGAGCGGGCAGAgaaggagcaggagcaggagcaggagggGGAGGAGGTGGTGCTGCAGGAGTACACGCTGGTCGATGAGGCGAACATCGATTGGTTAGCCGGATCCGAGCAGGATCTGATAGAGCATATACCACAGTCGGCCATCATGGAGGAGTCCTACATCAATATCGAGGTGGAACTGGCCGAGCTGGACGGCGCCGATGAGACGGACGACGGTGAGCTGATCGAGCCACAGCTACTGCATCTGCCCGTGCATGTGGGCATCGCATCCGCCTGGAGCGTGGTGGCGCCGCTAACCACCAGCTCGACGGTGGAGGTGTTGCGTTTGTGCTTCGCCCGGATCGCCGGCAACGAGTATCGCATCTATGATGCGCTGGACAATGTCGGCTATCAGCCGACGGCGGGTCCGCCGCTGCTGATCAGC
This window of the Drosophila virilis strain 15010-1051.87 chromosome X, Dvir_AGI_RSII-ME, whole genome shotgun sequence genome carries:
- the LOC6634675 gene encoding plectin, with translation MPRFRNDELVETRYKDGDIVWVKIHNSEIWWPGEVTSSQDFRFVNSSRRPFAVVEFFNERTFEQVNTAKLIYPFQCEHKSEFIKMGTRKSVAPDMRDKFNEDVKYAENRWAANNEAAEAAARPESLIKALLSSSSSSNSLFNINNNNSSTCSSSNGNSNNCNHLHNNCNNNINNNCSNCNCNCNCNCNRTISTVNVATSPATVGPTQRNDSTIRIMDIGAPAAAYARPEGRNDQRYECNLCDFHTSSMNVLLIHRRTHVELSRYGGGGLVGGGIGGGGGGGGGGGGCSTSSCSIYSSSSGVGIGVGSANVRQLLQQRATRRANTSASRDTYSSSLWRCQSRHVSIVVDAPLTDEEQRQVASIAQLTLASIERVVKSPTQELDRDRERERARARARLPRATRERERTRERERERERERERRRELELDLQTLGSECSVALQLQRRSTQLMSARDPRRRRCHQLRATMPAPPMLPPTPPTPPAKVRRLTRSISRQQERSPSLSHSQAGEAAGIGAVAAAAAAAAAVEGGGGAAAAAQLLPLAPPAAMSGLVSPQTPPAPGKRKTLTLMTPSPTPAPAKGNKSKLKAKSQPNYTSTPIVVKRGRKRLRAETEQMQETRQTEQQPKTKQESERELEPAREREGELEREPERDTVKGVAAASRELHRRLLAEWGDYEQEELPEVHNKQQTNGQPTETLHKKQLHHKLMLPRAQPQPQPQPQAQPQPQPKSTAAPAEDYGEEESSEPGPSGKTQLPSKRIRNIPKKDRRDVVLQEFDMGAPEEPIIIQDSDASSNESVVFVDSAEPQQHQQRLSKANLQAAQAHAQHVKAGSSCFDFAEEDDEEHAALQPTALPPDGQNGLSYRRRTKPAPTTLINGEEKQRERERERERERERERQQSIGEPELQLAEHFKGFNEPEQQLEPAAYAPVAETAELDAADVDQEQEQLSLPIKERQKRIFKSRNKSQQAAAQRDETLDTEEMPMPALEEKPSTTTSAAAAAAAATAAATAAAMAASVFMEHLLPLHTELTLPPLDPRLANGGAAGSVADPRTEQRRRKSKAKKKKNNNNNVNVSGEGAAGGTAGVPKKKKKKKSDVPGEEKTKSKTKKKNKSSSKRTQTFPKAKPPQPTLEPKQEPEPEPEPEPEQEPEPEPEPELSTTQTLCQYPVQYPVQAPIPAHAHSHSHAHYSGGGLFSGAAASAAGGSSAALLHLSTNTNSNHSNTSSFQQQVHSNSNSNSSSITSNMAVISAEEARELQRSAPALAEESTTATESSAVLILEDILLPNLYELPVGASSDNSNSSASFASSRSQLRRQPARHRPDKQQQEAEEEAEEQQQQQQEQQEQERQRQQEEELERERQREREEELELEREREEYEHLRTLEDSPPATSSSSWANSNPSTPPTGLRFEGKLKKREREMLRKYEADMTSGRSAEICRIARQRWARARSLHKPNSDERQLLLRLEQLPLRALLRWGKRAVSEQPTAETLPEAATVAVRAKSCLALAMLQDEAMVARARRQLEQLREQQQLLKRRCTSPNPELRRRRSRQESQPESDQQLQPDEEQPEADTSGPSSPPVQPELGGEHKEPGQQQDSNTDPRICAVMTHPIPGYNNTFMLCSLTNNNNFTPLNNEALYLDSENHLVPVPLEALTESPRLPDGHPLSAVFLLEGEAMAQVVQPEQQQQAAASAASRQLALSAGQEQEQEQEQEVPAAAAAMLGMMTPLSQVAETMPRGEREADADHPTEEGEDEEEEEEEDVDDNDDDDDDDDDEDENEEDENVAAADGAGHDQPEATVAPQSAHDEIYQLQSNVLQLSVNGHQLELTTEVLMNIAEQQDDIVIEIDGGGQAMLHASDILQAAKNYLQERDLQLVNLEDMALDADEQHVTPAQVTPAQPNDLLAAALAGSDVVDAGVGLLHIDTRQQPTGVGVATGVAMATDDVVGFMAHALPLAGATTHLTPPITARTNETNALLDQTPIMSTLENPSGGLQLHRRVSPLLEGNLEDSLAVIGVTSHGNGSGVPTSLELPITVTNPAIAPRPAVSSNVAAANAAAAAADLAKFVPFQ